In one window of Camelus dromedarius isolate mCamDro1 chromosome 7, mCamDro1.pat, whole genome shotgun sequence DNA:
- the LOC105100373 gene encoding platelet glycoprotein 4, with product MGCDRNCGLIAGAVIGAVLAVLGGILMPVGDMLIEKTIKKEVVLEEGTIAFKNWVKTGTEVYRQFWIFDVQNPEEVRVNSSKIKVKQRGPYTYRVRYLAKENITQDPETHTVSFSQPNSAIFEPSLSVGTENDTFTILNLAVAAAAHLYPSTLIQGLLNSYIKKSKSSMFQRRTVKELLWGYTDPFLKLVPYPIATTVGVFYPYNNTADGVYKVFTGKDNISKVAIIDTYKGKKNLSYWPSYCDMVNGTDAASFPPFVEKTRVLQFFSADICRSIYAVFGAEINLKGIPVYRFIVPSMAFASPLQNPDNHCFCTENVISKNCTLYGVLDISKCKEGKPVYISLPHFLHGSPELAIPIEGLNSNEEEHRTYLDVEPITGFTLRFAKRLQVNMLVKPSKKIEALNGLKHNYIVPILWLNETGTIGDEKAEMFRNQVTGKINLLGLVEMILLCVGVVMFVAFMISYCACRSKGVN from the exons GAAGTTGTCCTGGAAGAAGGTacaattgcttttaaaaactgGGTTAAAACAGGAACAGAAGTTTACAGACAGTTCTGGATCTTTGATGTGCAGAATCCAGAGGAAGTGAGAGTTAACAGCAGCAAAATTAAAGTTAAGCAAAGAGGTCCTTACACATACAG aGTTCGTTATCTAGCCAAGGAAAATATAACCCAGGACCCTGAGACCCACACGGTCTCTTTCAGTCAGCCCAACAGTGCCATCTTTGAACCCTCACTATCAGTTGGAACAGAGAATGACACTTTCACCATTCTCAATCTGGCTGTAGCA GCTGCAGCCCACCTCTATCCAAGTACACTTATTCAAGGATTGCTCAATTCATATATCAAGAAGTCCAAATCTTCTATGTTTCAAAGAAGAACTGTGAAAGAACTATTGTGGGGCTATACAGATCCATTCTTGAAATTGGTTCCATACCCTATTGCTACCACAGTTGGTGTGTTTTATCCT TACAATAATACTGCAGATGGAGTTTATAAAGTTTTCACCGGAAAAGACAACATAAGCAAAGTTGCCATAATTGACACATATAAAGGCAAAAA GAATCTCTCCTATTGGCCAAGTTATTGTGACATGGTTAATGGTACAG ATGCAGCCTCCTTTCCACCTTTCGTTGAGAAGACCCGGGTATTGCAGTTCTTTTCCGCTGACATTTGCAG GTCAATCTATGCTGTGTTTGGAGCCGAAATTAATCTGAAAGGAATCCCTGTGTATAGATTTATTGTTCCATCCATGGCTTTTGCATCTCCACTTCAAAACCCAGACAACCATTGTTTCTGCACAGAAAACGTTATCTCAAAAAATTGTACATTATATGGTGTGCTAGATATTAGCAAATGTAAAGAAG GAAAACCTGTGTACATTTCACTTCCTCATTTTCTACATGGAAGTCCTGAACTTGCAATACCTATTGAAGGCTTGAATTCAAATGAAGAAGAACACAGGACCTATTTAGATGTTGAACCT ATAACTGGATTCACTCTACGATTTGCAAAACGACTGCAGGTCAACATGTTGgtcaaaccatcaaaaaaaattGA AGCATTAAACGGTCTGAAGCATAACTATATCGTGCCTATTCTTTGGCTTAATGAG ACTGGCACCATTGGTGATGAGAAGGCAGAAATGTTCAGAAATCAAGTGACTGGAAAAATAAACCTCCTTGGCCTGGTAGAAATGATCTTACTATGTGTTGGTGTGGTGATGTTTGTTGCTTTTATGATTTCATACTGTGCGTGCAGATCAAAGGGAGTAAACTAA